From the Scatophagus argus isolate fScaArg1 chromosome 21, fScaArg1.pri, whole genome shotgun sequence genome, one window contains:
- the stambpl1 gene encoding AMSH-like protease isoform X8 has translation MDELAVGQPEPVTQTHTHTHTHTHTHTHTHTHTMEQGFSINTLKKLAAEPDYTDVSLTAAERVRALGKMGCSVEINEDIAPRRYFRSGVEMERMAAVYLEEGSLENAYVLYTKFITLFVEKLPGHRDYQQCSVPEKQLIMKKLQEVAFPRKDELKKRLQEKYSREHTEYLRAQSQAVVVDGCGQQLQRLSVLDEDRRRLLLLEEERQRVAALRRMQIESEQFRYFEDQLRRQELASRRGEEAEQKVGTKVPEAPDGSCLSQQPIRDAVRSQGADSNRNRPPAPVSQPAATLAGVHTQKVEGLRRVVIPRDLTYRFLLLADSNTTRGIETCGVLCGRLTHDEFMLTHVVIPKQSAGPDFCDMENVEELFSFQDQQNLLTLGWIHSLGSCNR, from the exons ATGGATGAGCTGGCCGTTGGCCAGCCGGAGCctgtgacacagacacacacacacacacacacacacacacacacacacacacacacacacacacacacgatggaACAAGGCTTCAGCATAAATACGCTG aagAAGCTGGCAGCAGAACCAGACTACACCGACGTGTCGCTGACGGCGGCCGAGCGGGTGCGGGCACTGGGGAAGATGGGATGCAGCGTAGAAATTAACGAGGACATCGCACCAAGACGCTACTTCCGTTCTGGAGTGGAGATGGAGCGCATGGCGGCGGTTTACCTGGAGGAGGGCAGCTTGGAGAATGCCTACGTTCTCTACACCAAGTTTATAAC gctGTTTGTAGAGAAGCTCCCGGGTCACAGAGACTACCAGCAGTGCAGCGTTCCAGAAAAACAGCTCATCATGAAG AAACTTCAGGAAGTAGCGTTTCCTCGTAAAGACGAGTTGAAGAAACGTCTTCAGGAGAAATACAGCAGGGAACACACCGAGTACCTCAGAGCCCAG AGCCAGGCAGTGGTGGTTGATGGGTGTGGCCAGCAGCTGCAGCGACTCTCCGTATTGGACGAGGACAGGAGGCGGCTGCTGCTattggaggaggagaggcagcgTGTTGCCGCCCTGCGACGCATGCAGATCGAATCGGAACAGTTTCGTTACTTTGAGGACCAGCTGAGGCGTCAGGAACTGGCcagtaggagaggagaggaggcggAGCAGAAG GTGGGGACCAAAGTGCCTGAGGCACCAGATggctcctgtctgtctcagcagCCGATCAGAGATGCCGTTCGATCTCAGGGGGCGGATTCCAACAGGAACAGACCACCAGCCCCTGTCAGCCAACCAGCTGCCACACTGGCTGGAGTACACA ctCAGAAGGTGGAGGGTCTGAGGCGGGTGGTGATTCCCAGAGATCTGACATATCGtttcctgctgctggctgacTCCAACACAACCAGAGGAATAGAAACTTGTGGAGTCCTCTGTGGACGACTG ACGCACGACGAGTTCATGCTGACTCATGTTGTGATCCCAAAACAGTCAGCAGGTCCAGATTTCTGCGACATGGAGAACGTGGAGGAGCTCTTCAGCTTCCAGGACCAACAGAACCTGCTGACTCTTGGCTGGATCCAT AGCCTGGGGTCGTGCAAcagatga